The DNA window AGTATAACCTGACATAGATGACTAAATTGTTTGATGTCTAATATTTGACTTTTGTGGTAATGACAAGTACAGTAGTAGTGAATTAAATAGGAAGTCCACTAGGGGAGCCGTTAGCGGCTGAGACAAGAGCATTTCTTGGACCCTTTGAACCTGATCTAGTTCGTACTAGCGGAGGAAAGTGGAGTCGGATCCTACCATACTCTTTACGCAATTCTATTTGTGTAAGGTTTATTGATGAAGCCGCTCCATATCTGGAGCGGCTTTTTGTGTATGGTTTTCTTGAAGAGCTACGTTCCTAAGGACAGGACTTCCTAACCCTATAATCTCGGAGGTGGAGGAAGATGAGTTTCACGCAAGAGCTCCGTCAGCAGGCGGATGGTATTTTTCAAGCGATCTTTAAGCATCCCTTTGTGAGAGGTATCGCGAGTGGTGATTTGAAGAAGGAACAATTGATTCATTACATCAAACAGGATTTTGAGTATTTGAATGCGTACATGCGGATTTATGGTATCGCAATATCCAAATGTTCGAATCGTGAGGAGATTGCGGTGTTTAATGAGCAGATTTCTTTTATACTACATAGCGAAATTCACCCACACCAGAACTTCTGCGATGTGGCCGGAGTTAGCTATGAGCAATTGCAAGGATATCCTCTGGCTCCATCCGCACATCATTATATTCGTCATATGTTGACGATAGCGCATGAAGGCAGCTTAGGTGAAATTATGGCGGTATTACTGCCATGTCCGTGGACATATCAGGAGATTGGGCGGCAGTTACTAGAGGAAGTTAAGCCTACGGAATCGCATAAATTCTATGAGTGGATGCATTTTTATGGCGACTCTTCCGTACTTACGACGACAACTAAATTTTGCGAGAGTTTAGATGAATGGGCGGCGGGAACGACCGAATTAGAACGTCAGAAGATGAGAGAGCATTTCTTGTTAAGTTGTCAGTTAGAGTACATGTTCTGGGATATGGCTTATAAGCTGGAGGATTGGCCGGTTCGAATGACGGCGGAGGTATAAGGGAAATAGTGTGTGGAAAAATGCCGAAAACCCAACTTCTTTCCTTCTATTAACGGGAAATCCTCCAGTTAAATTAATCTGAGAGCCCATCTTTCCCTGATGAACTGGAATAACTCCTGTTAATTCAACCGATTTTCGATCATGCAGGGGTTATACCGCCAATTAGATGGAGAAATTCCAGTTAAGTTGTTCAATTAATTGGTATGCAGTCACATTAGATGGAGGAATTCCCGCTATTCACATACTTTCGCATTCATTCACACTCTAACTCACTCTATTAAGCACACCACGTTGGGAATTTATCGGTAGGTAAACCCATTAATATCTGAATAAGAAGAGAGGATGATGAATTATGTGTAATCTTGAAAACGAAATTTCTGCGATTCTTACGAAGGTTCAAAAAGTGAAACCATTGGTTCATAATATGACGAATGTAGTAGTTACTAACTTTACGGCTAACGGACTGTATGCGCTTGGAGCCTCACCGGTTATGGCCTATGCACCCGAAGAAGTTGGGGATATGGCAAAAATCGCGGGTGCATTGGTGCTTAATCTTGGTACCCTAAGCAGTGAACAGGTGGAGGCTATGATTATCGCCGGATTATCCGCAAATGCCCATGGCGTTCCGGTGTTGTTGGACCCCGTAGGGGCGGGAGCCACGAAGTTCCGCACAGAATCCGCACTACGAATTCTGCGTGAGGTGAAGGTCTCTATGCTCCGAGGTAATGCGGCGGAGATCGCGCATCTCGTAGGAGAAGCACGTGAGATCAAGGGAGTGGACGCAGGAGCCAGTGGTCCAGATGAGAATACGGAATTAGCAGTCCGGGCCGCACAAGAATTAAATACGGTGGTTGCTATCACAGGAGTAGAAGATGTTATTACCGATGGGATCACATGCCGGACCATTCGCGGTGGAGATGCGCTGCTGACACAGGTAACGGGAGCAGGCTGTTTATTGACGTCCGTGTTAGGTGCTTTTGCAGCGGTTGAGAAGGACCTCGTATTGGCTGGTACTGCGGGGCTTGCATTCTACGGTGCCGCCGCATCACGCGCCGCAGAACGAACAGCAACACTTGGACCGGGGAGCTTCCAGGTTGCTTTCCTGGATGAACTGGCCAAGCTGCATCCGCACTCGTTGAAGGGCCAAGTTGCGGTCTCTGAAGTTCCGGTAGCATTAATTTCAACATCAACATCTTCGTCAGCTGGAGATGCACTGAGATGAATGTACCTAAAGCGCT is part of the Paenibacillus segetis genome and encodes:
- the thiM gene encoding hydroxyethylthiazole kinase yields the protein MCNLENEISAILTKVQKVKPLVHNMTNVVVTNFTANGLYALGASPVMAYAPEEVGDMAKIAGALVLNLGTLSSEQVEAMIIAGLSANAHGVPVLLDPVGAGATKFRTESALRILREVKVSMLRGNAAEIAHLVGEAREIKGVDAGASGPDENTELAVRAAQELNTVVAITGVEDVITDGITCRTIRGGDALLTQVTGAGCLLTSVLGAFAAVEKDLVLAGTAGLAFYGAAASRAAERTATLGPGSFQVAFLDELAKLHPHSLKGQVAVSEVPVALISTSTSSSAGDALR
- the tenA gene encoding thiaminase II, translated to MSFTQELRQQADGIFQAIFKHPFVRGIASGDLKKEQLIHYIKQDFEYLNAYMRIYGIAISKCSNREEIAVFNEQISFILHSEIHPHQNFCDVAGVSYEQLQGYPLAPSAHHYIRHMLTIAHEGSLGEIMAVLLPCPWTYQEIGRQLLEEVKPTESHKFYEWMHFYGDSSVLTTTTKFCESLDEWAAGTTELERQKMREHFLLSCQLEYMFWDMAYKLEDWPVRMTAEV